A single window of Rubripirellula lacrimiformis DNA harbors:
- a CDS encoding Gfo/Idh/MocA family protein, translating into MSESICRWGFLGTAAISRKVWKAVRVSGNGRVAAVASRSEPRAQAYIDQCSAEVPQIEPVTAVGSYQALLENDDIDAVYIPLPTGLRKEWVIAAAKAGKHVLCEKPAAVHSDDAKAMIDACNDAGVQFMDGVMFDHSARMNEIQRLLRDESPIGQLRRIHSHFSFAGDESFQKSNIRTDAKLEPHGSLGDLGWYCIRFTLRALNLQMPTHVSGQTLTGLRGSESESEVPGEFVGEMRFADGLSASFYCSFLSANQQTATISGQDGYLTVDDFVLPLYSGESQWATHHHELAVDNCRWNFSRHTRGASVPEFASGESNSQEVNMVRTMAQIALSGKTDPMYPELTIKTQQILDACRRSDAKGGQLVAV; encoded by the coding sequence ATGAGTGAGTCGATTTGTCGTTGGGGATTCTTGGGTACCGCCGCGATCTCTCGCAAAGTCTGGAAAGCGGTTCGAGTCAGTGGCAATGGCCGTGTGGCTGCGGTCGCCAGTCGGTCCGAACCGCGAGCCCAAGCGTACATCGACCAATGTTCCGCCGAAGTTCCACAGATCGAACCGGTGACGGCGGTGGGATCGTACCAGGCACTGCTGGAAAACGATGACATTGATGCCGTCTACATCCCGCTGCCCACAGGCCTGCGGAAAGAATGGGTGATCGCGGCCGCCAAAGCGGGCAAGCATGTGTTGTGCGAAAAGCCAGCCGCCGTGCACAGCGACGATGCCAAAGCGATGATCGACGCTTGCAATGACGCCGGCGTCCAGTTCATGGATGGTGTGATGTTTGATCACAGCGCCCGGATGAACGAGATTCAACGCTTGCTACGTGACGAATCACCGATCGGCCAACTGCGACGAATCCACAGCCACTTTTCCTTCGCTGGCGACGAATCGTTCCAAAAGTCCAACATTCGAACCGATGCGAAACTGGAACCGCATGGATCGCTGGGGGACCTGGGTTGGTACTGCATCCGATTCACGCTTCGTGCACTGAATCTTCAAATGCCGACCCACGTCTCCGGTCAAACACTGACCGGCCTTCGCGGCAGCGAATCGGAATCCGAAGTACCGGGTGAATTTGTCGGCGAGATGCGTTTTGCCGATGGCTTGTCGGCGTCGTTTTACTGTTCGTTCCTGTCGGCCAATCAACAGACGGCAACGATTTCGGGCCAGGATGGTTACCTGACCGTCGACGACTTCGTGCTGCCGCTCTACAGCGGCGAATCCCAGTGGGCGACGCACCATCATGAACTAGCAGTCGACAATTGTCGCTGGAACTTTTCTCGGCACACGCGAGGTGCATCGGTCCCCGAATTCGCATCCGGTGAATCCAATTCACAGGAGGTAAACATGGTGCGCACGATGGCCCAGATTGCGTTATCCGGGAAGACCGACCCGATGTATCCCGAACTGACGATCAAGACTCAGCAGATCCTGGACGCCTGCCGCCGCAGCGATGCCAAGGGCGGACAGTTGGTCGCGGTCTGA
- a CDS encoding solute:sodium symporter family transporter gives MLTLVSFIFFTALVGVLTYLLVRGKESESSDGYFLAGRSLTAGVIAGSLLLTNLSTEQLVGLNGAAFGDGLAVMAWEVIAGLSLVVMALFFLPRYLARGITTIPQFLAGRFNETTESITNAIFILAYAAILLPIILYTGARGLSGILDLHELTGIQNDQTILWMVVWMIGIIGSIYAVFGGLRTVAISDTINGFGLLVGGAMIAYLGLQWVGDGDALNGWTTMRDAEPKRFSSLGDADSSVPWPTLFTGVLLLNMFYWTTNQQIIQRTFAAKTLAEGQKGVLLAAGLKVFAPLILVLPGMMAYHLDTKGELFSADRVQVMASEARAAFDALADAERSAALAAEDASIDEEVAIENWVSATVQSQKKDQSYGSLVRQVLPKPLTGFFAAVMVGAILSSFNSALNATATLFSLGIYRRYIRPTADETAVVRSGRVFGTLIAIVAMCVAPMLAGQDSIFGYLQKMNGLYFIPIFAVVLVGMLDRRVPAWIANVALVAGFAAIALGYFAFGDWMKQVELHEFHFLGIVFVSLVILMEIVAFTSPRVIPEGALPDNDESLSPIPMTRWPLAGPVGAGLAIAVLLIYGYFAVI, from the coding sequence ATGTTGACCCTCGTCTCGTTCATCTTTTTCACCGCATTGGTCGGTGTGTTGACTTACCTGTTGGTGCGAGGCAAGGAAAGCGAATCTAGCGACGGATACTTTCTGGCTGGGCGGTCCCTGACCGCTGGTGTGATCGCCGGGTCATTGCTGTTGACGAATTTGTCGACCGAGCAATTGGTCGGGCTCAACGGCGCCGCCTTCGGGGACGGTTTGGCAGTGATGGCATGGGAAGTGATTGCCGGCTTGTCGTTGGTGGTGATGGCGTTGTTCTTTTTGCCCCGTTATCTGGCCCGCGGGATCACGACGATTCCACAGTTCCTGGCGGGTCGATTCAATGAAACGACCGAGTCGATCACGAATGCGATTTTCATCTTGGCGTACGCGGCCATCCTGCTGCCGATCATCCTGTACACCGGTGCCCGTGGACTCAGCGGGATCTTGGACCTGCACGAACTGACGGGCATCCAGAACGACCAAACCATTTTGTGGATGGTGGTTTGGATGATTGGCATCATTGGATCGATCTACGCGGTGTTTGGCGGACTGCGAACCGTGGCGATCAGCGATACGATCAACGGTTTTGGTCTGTTGGTAGGCGGTGCCATGATCGCGTACCTAGGGCTTCAGTGGGTGGGCGACGGAGACGCGTTGAACGGTTGGACGACGATGCGTGATGCGGAACCCAAGCGATTCAGTTCGCTGGGTGATGCGGATTCATCGGTACCTTGGCCGACTCTGTTCACCGGCGTGTTGCTGTTGAACATGTTTTACTGGACCACCAACCAACAGATCATCCAGCGAACGTTCGCCGCCAAGACTCTGGCCGAAGGCCAAAAGGGTGTCTTGTTGGCAGCCGGGTTGAAAGTGTTTGCACCACTGATTTTGGTTTTGCCAGGCATGATGGCCTATCACTTGGACACCAAGGGCGAACTGTTTTCAGCCGATCGAGTTCAGGTGATGGCGAGCGAAGCTCGTGCCGCCTTCGATGCCTTGGCCGACGCAGAACGTTCCGCTGCCCTGGCCGCCGAAGACGCTTCGATCGATGAAGAGGTCGCGATCGAAAACTGGGTCTCGGCAACGGTCCAAAGCCAAAAGAAAGATCAGTCCTATGGTTCGCTGGTCCGCCAAGTGCTGCCCAAACCGTTGACCGGATTTTTTGCTGCGGTGATGGTCGGCGCAATCCTTAGCTCGTTCAACTCGGCGCTCAACGCGACAGCCACGCTATTCAGCCTGGGGATTTATCGTCGCTACATCCGTCCCACCGCCGACGAAACCGCGGTCGTTCGCAGCGGACGCGTGTTCGGCACCCTGATCGCGATTGTCGCGATGTGCGTCGCCCCGATGCTGGCTGGCCAAGACAGCATCTTTGGGTACCTACAGAAGATGAACGGGCTGTACTTCATTCCGATTTTTGCGGTCGTGCTGGTCGGAATGCTGGATCGTCGGGTGCCAGCATGGATCGCCAACGTGGCCTTGGTCGCAGGATTCGCAGCGATCGCGTTGGGATATTTTGCGTTCGGCGACTGGATGAAACAGGTCGAACTTCACGAATTTCACTTCCTGGGAATCGTCTTCGTTTCGCTCGTGATCCTGATGGAGATCGTCGCCTTCACCAGCCCCAGGGTGATCCCAGAGGGTGCTTTGCCGGATAATGACGAATCTTTGTCGCCGATTCCAATGACCCGGTGGCCGTTGGCGGGACCGGTGGGGGCCGGTTTGGCGATCGCCGTTTTGCTGATTTATGGGTACTTTGCAGTGATATAG
- a CDS encoding serine/threonine-protein kinase: protein MPDFFQRDDETPLKRQADRETHGDSHRAAPPWKEGDRLGGFVLERLLGSGSSGFVYRVLEIDTGARFALKVLRQGDPNNLLRNRLGFRRMMQIDHPNLVRVDRIYKLGIHTALAMEEVDGVTFVQAIRQLKALPREEAFARLLDLMRDFAAGLSVMHAAGFVHRDIKPQNLMVDSAGRGRVIDYGLVDVFEFDQGSAEIGSFILGTPHYLAPEVIYRQSYLPAGDIFALGIVMLESLQAIASGTRAHEDAPHADGNHAANSDIQNDRGASNRDSNDPSSNTPRDESSQQRPSQQRPSQRGNSQNGDQGVPPIGESLPERDPGTPGLKRNEASRIDAELILHALDNLNEHVPEVISDTCRQMLDRQPSERPTAMRLARLGLPPKVSLPAYGHQPLIGRDETLSDVVQWVDSIFAGGVSRIHITGPSGIGKTRFLDEVIAYIESKNWGQVFRGRCRQREDSALQAFEQICDAIANRYMCGDRDRIQLDSVSYGLLAGIFPVLGTMMESRLDLPPLRCESPRRASLQAVIRMSHQLQAVGPLFIVIDDAQWADRDSLNVLDRLQTSTSEVGMGVITISREPVDLQSVIADKSITLGPIDQSHSMDCLRRSAQRWAIPITEQALSDLADAASGSPLRLLELANEFRPGGAFSELDFDTDPDCSVTEMASINQLWRSRCERLSDDAKQVLLYVVTAGGRVSMAQLGELTGQHDDVDAAVTELARLRLIIDDATGGECISIFHDRFAEQVISSLGDASIRGANEAWASLLVRMDNPESLAARIAGHWFAAGHPGRAISHAILAAEDAERRIAKSEAARWHSLVIDHVTGNEKTHHIRQAARCYHEADILGEAARYYQLLADFVEPHEQFECRLAATTLLVRCGRFARVREQLGELAVTLGLPRPKSAWRAKLSLIYQMMRAKMQQGTLAESLLAMDPASLDLATNPPTPPKSTSQTTTAKLKKPDSNQPDSGSIDSGQLDSRRISAGNGNPKSGIAGLPTMGPAYSPSDSEKHRRQQQRFELCAALVRPISMFDTLYATELSFAAANLARRMGNFQQRMHVAVGEAVMECYDKTPRRGECLGTLLRLLPLATRSKDPMVMGDVWAGLTFTHFLSCRWDQTQQPLSSSVDNYQKLDSPRGFEIAHIRWVQLWSNWHLGQWSEMQLLSEVMFDEAIQQRDLLQQQITIGGLGGNTWLAQDRSERLSHLREKASDPQEMGSGGILYFLADLSEVNQVLYEGRWQQAWEMYESCQQRNFPMPCGRLQVFRISCDSTGALIALHCRSQDPSIQWTNRIVKRIATLRSEQLRYSRVLANFYDGLLCWQQANEDSDPQQLSQAVDYLTQAQNEAAEAHLRPIQLAAADKLAEIETGNSLHLLADRMREQGVVAPEKLRRLYTLDE from the coding sequence ATGCCTGACTTTTTCCAGCGTGACGACGAAACGCCGCTGAAGCGACAAGCCGATCGAGAAACGCACGGCGACAGCCATCGCGCAGCGCCGCCGTGGAAAGAAGGCGACCGGCTAGGCGGATTTGTGCTGGAACGCCTGCTCGGTTCGGGCAGCAGCGGTTTCGTCTACCGAGTGCTGGAAATCGATACCGGCGCCCGGTTCGCGCTGAAGGTGCTGCGGCAGGGCGACCCCAACAATCTGCTGCGAAACCGGTTGGGTTTTCGCCGAATGATGCAGATCGATCACCCCAATTTGGTTCGTGTCGATCGGATCTACAAACTGGGCATCCACACCGCTTTGGCGATGGAAGAAGTCGACGGGGTCACCTTCGTCCAAGCCATCCGCCAACTGAAGGCACTGCCACGCGAAGAAGCCTTTGCTCGTCTGCTGGACCTGATGCGAGACTTCGCTGCCGGCCTATCGGTCATGCATGCAGCAGGCTTTGTTCATCGTGACATCAAACCCCAAAACCTGATGGTCGATTCCGCCGGTCGCGGACGGGTCATCGACTATGGCTTGGTCGACGTATTCGAGTTTGATCAAGGCAGCGCCGAGATCGGAAGCTTTATCCTCGGCACGCCCCATTATCTGGCCCCCGAAGTGATCTACCGGCAAAGCTATTTGCCCGCGGGCGATATTTTTGCATTGGGAATCGTGATGTTGGAATCGCTGCAGGCGATCGCCAGCGGAACCCGAGCACACGAAGACGCCCCCCACGCCGACGGCAACCACGCGGCCAACAGCGACATCCAGAATGACCGCGGTGCCAGCAACCGGGATAGCAACGACCCAAGTTCCAATACGCCGCGTGACGAAAGTTCGCAGCAGCGACCATCGCAGCAGCGACCATCGCAGCGGGGAAATTCGCAAAACGGGGACCAGGGCGTTCCCCCGATCGGCGAATCACTTCCCGAACGTGACCCTGGGACTCCGGGACTGAAACGCAACGAAGCTTCGCGGATCGATGCCGAATTGATTTTGCATGCGCTGGACAACTTGAACGAGCATGTTCCCGAGGTGATCAGTGACACGTGTCGGCAAATGCTGGACCGGCAACCTTCGGAACGACCGACCGCGATGCGTTTAGCACGACTTGGTTTGCCCCCCAAAGTCAGCTTGCCCGCCTACGGACACCAACCCCTGATCGGCCGCGACGAAACGCTCAGTGACGTCGTCCAATGGGTCGATTCGATCTTTGCCGGCGGTGTCTCTCGAATCCACATCACCGGCCCGTCGGGGATCGGCAAGACAAGATTTTTGGATGAAGTGATCGCGTACATTGAATCCAAGAATTGGGGTCAGGTCTTCCGAGGCCGATGCCGCCAACGCGAAGATTCAGCGCTGCAAGCTTTCGAACAGATCTGCGATGCAATCGCGAACCGTTACATGTGCGGTGACCGTGATCGCATCCAACTGGACTCGGTCAGCTATGGATTGCTTGCGGGGATCTTTCCCGTGCTGGGCACGATGATGGAAAGCCGGCTGGATCTGCCGCCGCTGCGATGCGAATCACCACGCCGTGCTTCGCTGCAGGCTGTGATTCGAATGAGCCATCAACTGCAAGCCGTCGGGCCGCTGTTCATCGTGATCGATGACGCCCAGTGGGCAGACCGCGATAGTCTGAATGTGCTAGACCGTTTGCAGACCAGTACCAGTGAAGTCGGCATGGGGGTGATCACGATATCGCGAGAACCCGTCGACCTGCAGAGTGTGATCGCCGACAAATCGATCACCTTGGGCCCCATCGATCAATCGCATTCGATGGACTGTCTGCGACGCTCGGCCCAGCGTTGGGCGATCCCCATTACCGAACAAGCGTTGTCGGATTTGGCGGATGCGGCAAGCGGCAGCCCGTTGCGGTTGCTTGAATTGGCCAACGAATTTCGTCCCGGCGGTGCGTTTTCGGAATTGGACTTTGACACCGATCCGGATTGCTCGGTCACCGAAATGGCCAGCATCAATCAGCTTTGGCGGAGCCGGTGTGAACGACTGAGCGACGACGCCAAACAAGTCCTGTTGTACGTGGTGACCGCGGGCGGCCGAGTATCGATGGCTCAGTTGGGCGAATTGACCGGCCAGCACGATGACGTCGACGCCGCCGTTACCGAATTGGCTCGCCTGCGTTTGATCATCGACGATGCAACCGGTGGCGAATGCATCTCGATCTTCCACGATCGGTTTGCCGAGCAAGTGATTTCGTCACTCGGCGACGCAAGCATCCGCGGCGCCAATGAGGCTTGGGCTTCGCTGTTGGTCCGAATGGACAATCCCGAAAGCCTAGCGGCCCGAATCGCAGGGCACTGGTTTGCCGCTGGACATCCCGGCCGAGCAATCTCGCACGCAATCTTGGCAGCCGAAGACGCCGAACGCCGAATCGCTAAATCAGAAGCGGCAAGATGGCATTCGCTGGTGATCGACCATGTTACCGGCAACGAAAAAACCCACCACATTCGCCAGGCCGCACGCTGTTACCACGAAGCTGACATCTTGGGCGAAGCGGCTCGATACTACCAATTGCTTGCGGACTTCGTGGAACCGCACGAACAGTTTGAATGCCGGTTGGCCGCGACAACGTTACTTGTACGCTGCGGACGCTTTGCGCGGGTTCGCGAACAGCTTGGCGAACTTGCGGTGACCCTGGGTCTGCCTCGTCCCAAATCGGCTTGGCGAGCGAAATTGTCGCTGATCTATCAGATGATGCGAGCCAAAATGCAGCAAGGCACTTTGGCAGAATCCTTGCTGGCGATGGATCCGGCGTCTTTGGATTTGGCCACCAATCCGCCAACGCCCCCCAAATCGACCTCGCAAACAACGACGGCCAAACTTAAAAAACCCGACTCAAATCAACCGGACTCGGGGTCGATCGATTCGGGCCAACTCGATTCGCGGCGAATCAGTGCGGGCAACGGCAATCCAAAATCAGGGATCGCTGGTTTGCCCACGATGGGGCCGGCATACTCACCATCGGATTCTGAAAAGCATCGTCGGCAACAGCAGCGGTTCGAACTGTGCGCGGCCTTGGTACGACCGATCAGCATGTTCGACACCCTCTATGCAACAGAACTTAGCTTCGCCGCCGCCAATTTGGCGCGACGGATGGGTAACTTCCAACAGCGCATGCATGTCGCCGTGGGCGAGGCGGTCATGGAGTGTTACGACAAGACTCCCCGACGGGGCGAATGTCTGGGGACTCTGCTGCGACTGCTTCCGCTGGCCACCCGATCCAAAGACCCCATGGTGATGGGCGACGTTTGGGCCGGGCTAACCTTCACGCACTTTTTGTCCTGTCGCTGGGACCAGACGCAGCAACCACTGTCGTCCAGTGTCGACAATTACCAAAAACTCGATTCGCCACGCGGTTTCGAAATTGCGCACATTCGATGGGTCCAACTGTGGTCGAATTGGCACCTGGGTCAATGGAGCGAAATGCAGTTGTTGAGCGAGGTGATGTTTGACGAAGCGATTCAGCAGCGTGATTTGCTGCAACAACAGATCACCATCGGCGGGCTGGGCGGCAACACCTGGCTTGCTCAGGATCGGTCCGAACGATTGTCGCACCTGCGCGAAAAAGCTTCCGATCCACAGGAAATGGGCTCGGGCGGGATCCTGTATTTCTTGGCCGATCTCAGCGAAGTGAACCAAGTGCTGTACGAAGGCCGATGGCAGCAAGCCTGGGAAATGTACGAGTCATGTCAGCAACGAAATTTCCCGATGCCATGCGGCCGGCTGCAGGTGTTTCGCATCAGCTGTGATTCCACCGGGGCCTTGATTGCACTGCATTGCCGCAGCCAAGATCCGTCGATCCAGTGGACCAATCGGATCGTCAAACGAATCGCCACTCTGCGCAGCGAACAACTCCGCTACAGTCGCGTGTTGGCGAACTTCTATGACGGGCTGCTGTGCTGGCAACAGGCAAACGAAGACTCGGACCCACAGCAGCTTTCCCAAGCGGTCGATTACCTGACCCAGGCCCAGAACGAGGCTGCCGAAGCTCATCTGCGGCCGATCCAGTTGGCCGCAGCGGACAAATTGGCGGAAATCGAAACCGGCAACTCTCTGCACCTGTTGGCCGACCGGATGCGGGAACAGGGCGTGGTTGCCCCAGAGAAGCTTCGTCGGCTATATACGCTGGACGAATGA
- a CDS encoding alpha-keto acid decarboxylase family protein → MRKPSESLAIGGYLIQRLADYGIDDVFGIPGDYVLSFYSQLERSPINVVGCTREDCAGFAADAYARIRGMGAVCVTYCVGGLSVCNSIAGAYAEKSPVVVISGSPGLRERSVGALLHHMVRDFRTQIEVFEKFTIAGAELNDPLTAFAEIDRVLDACDRFKRPVYLELPRDMVHVVPAVAHGFAGAPRTHDPMATAEAVRETIQRITSAARPVIVAGVEMHRFGLQDELIRLAEVTGIPIATTMLGKSVVSEKHPQFVGLYEGAIGDADVTRFVEDSDLVLLLGAFLSDINLGIYSAKLNPDRCVYATSESLRVSHHHYHNVELKPFIEGLIDAAPRSRSRAIPDSIGSGMGSDRDALVNDFGGEHPLRTSRMMQRLNERLDANTIVIADVGDSLFAATELTIHDRGEFLSPAYYTSMGFSVPAALGAATARPDHRIVVLVGDGAFQMTGQELSTLIREGHHPIVILLDNHGYGTERFLHEGDWKYNEVHQWNYSELMKVYGRGKSYVVETEDQYDEALDAAWMDPQSPHLIQAKLMPGDASDTLKKLAARMGENVG, encoded by the coding sequence ATGAGGAAACCGTCTGAAAGTCTCGCAATCGGCGGCTACCTGATCCAGCGGCTTGCTGACTACGGGATCGACGACGTCTTCGGGATCCCCGGGGACTATGTCCTGTCTTTCTATAGCCAGTTGGAACGCAGTCCCATCAACGTTGTGGGCTGCACGCGTGAAGACTGTGCTGGGTTCGCAGCCGATGCCTACGCTCGCATCCGCGGGATGGGGGCGGTCTGCGTGACGTACTGTGTTGGCGGTCTAAGCGTTTGCAATTCCATCGCGGGTGCCTACGCGGAAAAATCACCCGTGGTGGTCATTTCGGGTTCGCCGGGGCTAAGAGAACGTTCGGTGGGGGCTCTGTTGCACCACATGGTCCGTGACTTCCGGACTCAGATCGAAGTGTTCGAAAAGTTTACGATCGCCGGCGCCGAACTGAACGATCCGCTGACGGCCTTTGCGGAAATCGATCGGGTGTTGGATGCCTGTGATCGATTCAAGCGGCCGGTCTATCTGGAGTTGCCACGGGACATGGTGCATGTGGTACCGGCGGTCGCCCATGGATTCGCCGGTGCCCCGCGGACGCATGATCCCATGGCGACCGCCGAAGCGGTGCGCGAAACGATCCAGCGGATCACTTCGGCCGCCCGACCCGTGATCGTGGCGGGAGTCGAGATGCACCGCTTCGGTTTGCAGGACGAATTGATTCGGTTGGCCGAGGTGACTGGGATTCCGATCGCGACGACCATGCTTGGCAAAAGTGTCGTCAGCGAAAAGCATCCTCAGTTTGTGGGCCTCTACGAAGGCGCGATCGGTGATGCCGATGTCACCCGGTTTGTCGAAGACAGCGATCTGGTGTTGCTGCTGGGGGCGTTCCTAAGTGATATCAATTTGGGGATTTACAGCGCCAAGCTGAATCCGGATCGATGCGTTTATGCCACCAGCGAATCGCTGCGGGTTTCGCATCATCACTACCACAATGTCGAATTGAAACCGTTCATCGAAGGGCTGATCGACGCGGCACCACGGTCTCGTTCTCGCGCGATCCCGGATTCCATTGGTTCAGGGATGGGATCCGACCGGGACGCCCTGGTGAACGATTTTGGTGGCGAACATCCGCTTCGCACCAGCCGCATGATGCAGCGTCTGAATGAACGATTGGATGCCAATACGATCGTGATCGCAGATGTTGGCGATTCGTTGTTCGCGGCGACGGAGTTGACCATTCACGATCGTGGCGAATTCTTAAGCCCGGCTTACTACACGTCGATGGGCTTTAGCGTCCCCGCAGCACTCGGCGCCGCCACGGCGCGGCCGGATCACCGGATCGTGGTGCTGGTTGGCGACGGAGCGTTCCAGATGACGGGCCAAGAGCTCAGCACACTGATCCGCGAAGGCCACCATCCGATCGTGATTCTGTTGGACAACCACGGATACGGAACCGAGCGTTTTCTGCACGAAGGCGATTGGAAGTACAACGAAGTGCACCAATGGAACTACAGCGAACTGATGAAGGTCTACGGACGCGGGAAAAGTTACGTTGTCGAAACCGAAGACCAATACGACGAAGCGCTGGATGCGGCATGGATGGATCCCCAATCGCCGCATCTGATCCAGGCCAAATTGATGCCCGGTGACGCCAGCGACACGCTTAAGAAATTGGCGGCCCGGATGGGGGAAAACGTCGGATAG
- a CDS encoding FHA domain-containing protein, whose product MPTEELHDYAGPFGQLTPIGGGDPIPLIKDRLLIGRRGESDIQLKFPNVSTQHCRMTLENGYWFVRDLNSRNGIKVDDRSVVRKRLDPNCKLSIARHHYIVEYEPQKLGAFGPPPADDDYMDELMKSSLMDRAGLSRRDGTNKPKSNRESLD is encoded by the coding sequence GTGCCAACCGAAGAATTACACGATTACGCCGGCCCCTTTGGCCAATTAACCCCGATCGGGGGTGGTGATCCGATCCCGTTGATCAAAGATCGTCTGTTGATCGGTCGACGTGGCGAGTCCGATATCCAGTTGAAATTTCCCAACGTGTCGACACAGCATTGTCGAATGACGTTGGAAAATGGCTATTGGTTCGTCCGTGACTTGAACAGCCGAAATGGCATCAAAGTCGATGATCGTTCGGTCGTCCGCAAACGCTTGGACCCGAACTGCAAATTGTCGATCGCCCGTCATCACTATATCGTTGAATACGAGCCGCAGAAGCTGGGTGCCTTTGGGCCGCCGCCGGCCGACGATGATTACATGGACGAATTGATGAAAAGTTCGCTGATGGACCGAGCCGGTCTAAGTCGGCGAGACGGCACCAACAAGCCCAAAAGCAATCGAGAGTCACTCGACTGA
- a CDS encoding TIGR01212 family radical SAM protein (This family includes YhcC from E. coli K-12, an uncharacterized radical SAM protein.), with product MHLEPDFDAPEAWISEGLPFNAFGKTLRRRFGGRIQRVSIDAGFTCPNVDGAVTRGGCNFCDNRSFSPSRRVRLQQVHQQLTSGIVTVRERYSKVAGFIAYFQPATNTYAPVEQLREVYELALSINDQPEFHDLIVGMAIGTRPDCVPESVLALIEELAAKSYVSLEFGMQTIHDDGLRWMNRAHTHADMINAIDRSRGRGFEMCGHVILGIPGETHAMMMETATEVGRLGFDAIKLHNLYAVRGTPLGDQVLAGQIEMMGRQDYVQTVVDFLERIPPSVVVERISGDAPSDFLIEPKWCLEKSSLRLDIEGEFAKRGSRQGSHFVAPDQPPSDRPVPSDQTPDSIRQMIEKRGRLPVLKMEP from the coding sequence GTGCATCTTGAACCGGATTTTGACGCTCCTGAGGCTTGGATCAGTGAGGGATTGCCCTTCAATGCCTTCGGAAAGACACTCCGTCGCCGTTTTGGTGGCCGGATCCAACGGGTCAGCATCGATGCCGGATTCACCTGCCCCAATGTCGACGGCGCGGTGACGCGGGGGGGCTGCAATTTTTGCGACAACCGATCATTCAGCCCATCGCGTCGCGTTCGGCTGCAACAAGTGCACCAACAACTGACCTCTGGAATCGTAACGGTTCGCGAGCGTTACAGCAAAGTTGCCGGGTTCATTGCCTACTTTCAACCGGCCACCAACACCTACGCCCCGGTGGAACAGCTTCGGGAAGTCTACGAACTGGCCCTGTCGATCAATGATCAGCCCGAATTCCATGACCTGATCGTCGGAATGGCAATCGGCACACGGCCGGACTGCGTCCCCGAATCCGTGCTGGCGCTGATCGAAGAATTGGCGGCCAAATCCTATGTATCGCTGGAATTCGGGATGCAGACGATTCACGACGATGGGCTGCGATGGATGAATCGCGCCCATACGCATGCCGACATGATCAACGCCATCGACCGCAGCCGGGGACGCGGGTTCGAAATGTGCGGCCACGTCATCCTGGGCATCCCCGGTGAAACGCATGCGATGATGATGGAAACGGCGACCGAGGTCGGTCGATTGGGTTTTGATGCGATCAAGCTGCACAATCTGTATGCCGTGCGGGGAACCCCGCTGGGGGATCAAGTGCTCGCCGGCCAGATCGAGATGATGGGGCGACAGGACTATGTCCAAACGGTCGTCGATTTTCTGGAACGAATCCCACCATCGGTGGTGGTCGAACGGATCAGCGGTGACGCCCCATCGGACTTCCTGATCGAACCGAAATGGTGTTTAGAGAAGTCGTCTTTGCGGCTGGACATCGAGGGTGAATTCGCCAAACGGGGCAGCCGCCAAGGCAGCCACTTTGTCGCACCCGATCAGCCACCGTCGGACCGCCCGGTGCCATCCGACCAAACACCGGATTCGATTCGTCAGATGATCGAAAAACGCGGGCGTTTGCCGGTTTTGAAGATGGAACCCTAG